One region of Daphnia magna isolate NIES unplaced genomic scaffold, ASM2063170v1.1 Dm_contigs201, whole genome shotgun sequence genomic DNA includes:
- the LOC116936351 gene encoding uncharacterized protein LOC116936351 yields MAILKQCLTQDIRDGLGDSLSSPALYDKALRELEATYGHPQLVSRSYIQSLINLPRLNMNDYKSLLKASQNINGSVASLKSGGYEKELYSVTLMELVHSKMPPDIQSRWGKKISKNHPRCLNLQDFADWLHTVVKGEMMAKHCQLKIEKDQQQQKQKMGRQKDPGQQGNKEGKAKEKDQAENHPKKLICLLCKEDHRLAQCPKFSAKSLEERAQFIKSSGCCIKCLSKGHMLKECTSKKNVKIGKSSTSNGETPSSQKEEKKLVATHFVDGAQIITLLQVVPVTVEHNGNKFDTFALLDPGSEASLILQDLSAHLKIDGPTEIARLGTFHGVDPEIKTTRVNFNVFPRDQSRAFAVKNAYSVPKLEVTSRKINWPALKHQWKHLNDLDFPLIDSNKVSVLLGRDVMRVHDVLDVRMPPDGIEAPDGIRTHFGWCLTGPVPTTMLQTQDTSPSKILHVYKHSVFQKLEDAVTQFWLTESFGVNSPAHPPMSNEDKKALSILNKTIRHTGERYEVALMLRNEKPNLPNNREVALRHLHSLERRFEKDPTFAKSYARVVEEYISLGHAIPAPSNPVPNGQEWILPHHGVQTSAKPGKVRVVFNPSAQHRGTSLNDQLFKGPDLLTGLIGVILRFRMLPVPISGDIEKMYHQVQVPKHQQSLLKFLWRTPGSKDPPTTFQMAVHIFGAVSSPTTCIFALRRTAEDFGHLYPNVANKVLNNIYVDNYLDCTETEEEAITLRQDVSALLKLGGFNMVQWLSSSRSVLATVDKNDLSRSLDLDADRLPIERTLGMLWDCQADIFIFKTSTRTDIKTKREVLQEISSIYDPMGFLSPVIMVAKILMQDVWRAGIDWDDALPPNLLAVWKAWASELEFIAKLKIPRCFRKHSKPLEYELHVFTDASEAGFGACVYIRAKYGEENFSLNLILAKARVAPLRQLSIPRLELQGAVLGARLCASAVKELGPIASNVTYWCDSQTVLQWIHSTRCKYHAFVAHRITEIADTSKASQWRHVPGNLNPADDCSRGIPAIHLTTQHRWLRGPDFLKMPEANWPSPIIIDEPSHDDVEVVPEKYVGSLRVKKPHPIYTLIQNSSKIITIKRIVAWLLRFLTNFNLSIKKLPRVGQQWLIPADIREAADVIIKVDQAHHFQIELDYIRKGKPVPATSKLASLNPTLDTRGIMRVGGRLQHASIPEFAKHPIILDPISQLATMLIREVHERLDHASTEFTLHDLRLQYHVLRPRASIRRIIRDCFECKLRNSKPDPPLMGPLPASRLQSHLPAFSNVGIDFFGPFFLTIFRRKVKRYGVIFTCLDCRAVHLDVTHSMDLDSFMMAFTRFVDLRGLPRICYSDNGTNLVAGEQEISDALAGWNREILANKMANQDVEWRFSPPASPHFGGSWERLIQSAKRALRSVLNERTLNDEVLLTAMSGVSALLNARPLTHVSVDPHDPQPLTPNHFLTGRPNPGFHVDDAEEFGGLTKRRWLESQALITHFWNRWLKEYVPDLIERRKWLRPRRNLAVDDIVIVVMPNVKRGEWPIGRITRVIHGQDGVVRSAEVKVIRVATGRKGRQDPSNPPTKTSSFVRSAHKLCLLEADEEEDVSSDGNRAGCVADDAK; encoded by the exons ATGGCAATACTGAAGCAGTGTCTAACTCAAGATATTCGAGATGGCCTCGGAGATTCGTTGAGCAGTCCAGCTTTGTATGATAAAGCTCTTCGGGAACTAGAAGCGACCTACGGCCACCCGCAACTGGTCTCAAGATCTTACATTCAATCACTCATCAATCTTCCGAGATTGAATATGAACGACTACAAATCATTGTTGAAAGCCTCGCAAAACATCAACGGGTCCGTTGCGTCACTCAAGAGCGGCGGATACGAAAAAGAACTTTATTCCGTGACACTCATGGAGCTAGTTCACTCGAAGATGCCCCCTGACATCCAAAGCAGGTGGGGGAAAAAGATTAGTAAGAATCATCCTCGGTGTCTAAATCTGCAAGATTTTGCTGACTGGCTTCACACGGTAGTAAAAGGTGAGATGATGGCCAAGCACTGTCAATTAAAGATTGAAAAagaccagcaacaacaaaagcaaaaaatggGCCGGCAAAAAGATCCAGGC CAACAAGGCAACAAAGAAGgcaaagcaaaagaaaaagatcaaGCAGAGAACCATCCGAAAAAGTTAATCTGCCTTCTCTGCAAAGAAGATCATCGGCTCGCCCAGTGTCCAAAGTTCAGCGCAAAATCTCTAGAAGAGAGAGCGCAGTTCATCAAAAGTTCCGGTTGTTGCATTAAATGCTTAAGCAAAGGTCACATGCTCAAAGAGTGCACAAgcaagaaaaatgtgaa AATCGGAAAAAGCTCCACCTCAAACGGAGAAACCCCCTCttcacaaaaagaagaaaagaaattagtaGCCACTCACTTCGTAGATGGAGCTCAAATAATTACTTTACTGCAAGTAGTGCCCGTGACGGTCGAACACAACGGAAATAAATTCGACACCTTCGCTCTCCTAGATCCTGGAAGTGAAGCTTCCCTCATTCTTCAAGATTTATCCGCTCATCTGAAAATTGATGGGCCGACTGAAATCGCTCGACTTGGAACCTTCCACGGCGTCGATCCAGAAATCAAAACAACCAGAGTCAACTTCAATGTTTTTCCTCGAGATCAGAGTCGTGCCTTCGCTGTGAAAAATGCATACTCTGTCCCGAAGTTGGAAGTGACGAGCCGGAAAATCAATTGGCCAGCTCTTAAACACCAGTGGAAACATTTGAATGACTTGGACTTCCCTCTCATCGACTCCAACAAGGTATCTGTGCTTCTTGGACGTGACGTCATGAGAGTCCACGACGTGTTGGACGTCCGGATGCCTCCGGACGGAATAGAAGCTCCTGACGGAATACGTACCCATTTTGGTTGGTGTCTAACAGGCCCAGTTCCAACCACAATGCTGCAAACACAAGACACGTCGCCTTCAAAAATTCTTCATGTTTATAAACATTCTGTGTTTCAAAAATTAGAAGATGCTGTCACGCAGTTCTGGCTCACGGAATCCTTCGGTGTCAACTCTCCCGCACACCCGCCAATGAGCAACGAAGACAAGAAAGCCCTCAGCatcttaaacaaaacaattcgcCATACCGGCGAGCGGTATGAGGTGGCGCTCATGCTGCGaaatgaaaaaccaaatttACCCAACAATCGAGAAGTGGCGCTTCGGCATCTTCATTCGCTGGAGCGACGTTTTGAAAAAGATCCAACATTCGCGAAAAGCTACGCTCGAGTTGTCGAAGAATACATCTCTCTTGGCCACGCCATCCCGGCACCATCGAATCCTGTTCCAAACGGCCAAGAATGGATCCTGCCGCATCACGGTGTACAAACGTCCGCGAAACCTGGCAAAGTTCGCGTGGTTTTTAATCCCTCCGCACAACACCGCGGTACTTCCCTGAACGACCAATTATTCAAAGGCCCGGATCTTTTAACTGGTCTAATAGGAGTTATCTTGCGTTTTCGGATGCTGCCGGTACCAATCTCAGGTGACATAGAAAAAATGTATCACCAAGTTCAAGTGCCTAAACACCAGCAGTCGCTACTCAAATTCTTATGGAGGACGCCCGGCAGCAAAGATCCACCGACAACTTTTCAAATGGCGGTCCACATTTTTGGCGCAGTCTCCTCTCCTACTACATGCATTTTTGCGCTCCGACGTACGGCCGAAGATTTTGGCCACCTCTACCCCAACGTCGCAAACAAGGTATTAAACAACATCTACGTCGACAATTATTTGGACTGTACCGAAACCGAAGAAGAGGCCATCACACTCCGCCAGGACGTATCCGCGTTGCTGAAACTGGGCGGATTCAATATGGTTCAATGGCTGTCTTCATCACGGTCCGTGTTGGCCACCGTCGACAAAAATGATTTATCGCGCTCCTTGGATTTGGACGCTGACCGACTTCCGATCGAGCGCACGCTTGGAATGTTATGGGATTGTCAAGCTgatatatttattttcaaaacttCCACTAGGACCGACATCAAGACAAAACGAGAAGTTTTGCAAGAAATTTCCTCGATTTATGATCCAATGGGTTTCCTTTCCCCGGTGATAATGGTCGCGAAAATTCTTATGCAAGATGTTTGGCGCGCCGGAATCGACTGGGACGACGCGCTGCCGCCGAATCTGCTAGCTGTCTGGAAGGCGTGGGCATCGGAGCTCGAATTTATCGCAAAATTGAAGATACCCCGCTGTTTTCGAAAACACTCGAAGCCGCTGGAATACGAGCTACACGTATTCACCGACGCCTCAGAAGCTGGTTTTGGTGCGTGCGTCTATATACGCGCGAAATACGGCGAagagaatttttctttaaatttaattcttgCAAAGGCTCGAGTCGCTCCTCTGCGTCAATTATCCATCCCTCGCTTGGAGTTGCAAGGAGCCGTCCTCGGCGCCAGATTATGTGCCAGCGCCGTAAAAGAGCTCGGACCAATCGCTTCCAACGTGACCTACTGGTGCGACTCTCAGACTGTCCTCCAGTGGATTCATTCGACAAGGTGCAAATATCACGCATTTGTCGCCCATCGCATCACAGAGATCGCCGACACCAGCAAAGCAAGTCAATGGCGTCATGTGCCCGGCAATCTCAATCCAGCCGATGACTGTTCAAGAGGAATTCCGGCAATCCACCTGACGACTCAGCACCGCTGGTTGCGCGGACCCGATTTTCTCAAAATGCCGGAAGCGAATTGGCCGTCGCCCATCATCATCGATGAGCCGTCCCACGACGATGTGGAAGTGGTGCCTGAAAAATATGTGGGCTCGCTGCGCGTCAAAAAACCTCATCCAATTTACACTCTCATTCaaaattcatccaaaatcatcACCATCAAAAGAATCGTAGCGTGGCTGCTCCGGTTCCTGACTAACTTCAATTTATCTATCAAAAAACTTCCGCGAGTAGGGCAACAATGGCTCATTCCGGCGGATATTCGTGAAGCGGCCGATGTGATCATCAAGGTGGACCAGGctcatcattttcaaatcgaGCTCGACTACATCCGGAAAGGTAAACCAGTGCCTGCAACGTCCAAACTAGCGTCCCTCAATCCGACTTTAGACACGCGCGGAATTATGCGCGTTGGCGGAAGGCTTCAACATGCGTCCATTCCGGAATTCGCCAAGCATCCTATCATCCTGGATCCCATCAGTCAACTCGCCACCATGCTGATCCGGGAGGTACATGAGCGGCTGGACCACGCTTCAACCGAATTCACGCTGCACGATTTACGCCTGCAATATCACGTTCTACGGCCTCGCGCATCCATCCGGCGTATTATCCGCGATTGCTTCGAGTGCAAATTGCGCAACAGCAAACCGGATCCTCCATTGATGGGTCCGCTTCCCGCTAGCCGTCTTCAATCTCATTTGCCGGCATTTTCCAACGTCGGAATTGATTTCTTCGGTCCGTTTTTCTTAACCATATTTCGCCGCAAGGTGAAACGCTATGGCGTCATTTTCACTTGCCTTGACTGCCGTGCAGTTCACCTGGACGTTACCCACTCGATGGATCTGGATTCCTTCATGATGGCATTCACCCGATTCGTCGATCTACGAGGTCTGCCACGGATCTGCTACAGCGACAACGGCACGAATCTAGTCGCCGGAGAGCAAGAAATCTCGGACGCACTCGCCGGTTGGAATCGGGAAATATTGGCCAACAAAATGGCCAATCAGGACGTCGAATGGCGCTTTAGCCCGCCTGCTTCCCCACACTTCGGCGGCAGCTGGGAGCGTCTCATTCAATCAGCCAAACGCGCACTTCGTAGCGTGCTCAACGAGCGCACGCTCAACGACGAAGTCCTGCTCACCGCGATGTCTGGCGTCTCCGCGCTCCTAAACGCCAGACCATTGACGCATGTCAGCGTCGATCCGCACGATCCGCAGCCCCTCACGCCCAATCATTTCCTGACGGGACGGCCCAATCCGGGTTTTCATGTCGACGACGCAGAAGAATTTGGTGGTCTAACCAAAAGGCGCTGGTTAGAATCGCAGGCTCTCATCACCCACTTTTGGAATAGGTGGCTGAAAGAGTACGTCCCTGACTTAATCGAACGACGCAAGTGGCTGCGCCCGCGAAGAAATTTGGCCGTCGACGACATTGTAATCGTCGTCATGCCGAACGTGAAGCGGGGAGAATGGCCCATAGGCCGCATCACTCGCGTTATCCATGGTCAAGACGGCGTCGTGCGATCGGCAGAGGTGAAAGTCATCCGAGTGGCAACCGGAAGAAAAGGCCGACAGGATCCCTCCAATCCACCTACTAAAACGTCCAGTTTTGTGCGGTCCGCACACAAACTGTGTCTATTAGAagctgacgaagaagaagatgttTCCAGTGATGGAAACAGGGCCGGCTGTGTGGCGGACGACGCCAAATAA